A stretch of Chionomys nivalis chromosome 2, mChiNiv1.1, whole genome shotgun sequence DNA encodes these proteins:
- the Dmpk gene encoding myotonin-protein kinase isoform X3 — MSAEVRLRQLQQLVLDPGFLGLEPLLDLLLGVHQELGASHLAQDKYVADFLQWVDPIAARLKEVRLQRDDFEILKVIGRGAFSEVAVVKMKQTGQVYAMKIMNKWDMLKRGEVSCFREERDVLVKGDRRWITQLHFAFQDENYLYLVMEYYVGGDLLTLLSKFGERIPAEMARFYLAEIVMAIDSVHRLGYVHRDIKPDNILLDRCGHIRLADFGSCLKLQPDGKVRSLVAVGTPDYLSPEILQAVGGGPGAGSYGPECDWWALGVFAYEMFYGQTPFYADSTAETYAKIVHYKEHLSLPLADTGVPEEAQDLIRGLLCPAEIRLGRGGAGDFQKHPFFCGLDWEVLRDSVPPFTPDFEGATDTCNFDVVEDRLTAMVSGGGETLSDMQEDMPLGVHLPFVGYSYSCMALRDSEVLDPTPMELEALQLPEADLQVLSLEPPVPPPNQVVEVAGPAAVPAAEAETVVTLRELQEALEEEVLTRQSLSRELEAIRTANQNFSSQLQEAEVRNRDLEAHVRQLQERMEMLQPPGAPAVMGVPSPWAMDPPSHMAPWPWLWANARWWGQAPCTAVTCCSLPGSLGLAYPRRVACSCSPLLWLLPPHWAALGWWPMPQSGVSREPPSPPEP; from the exons ATGTCAGCCGAGGTGCGGCTGAGGCAGCTCCAGCAGCTGGTGCTGGACCCcggcttcctggggctggagcccCTGCTCGACCTTCTCCTGGGCGTCCACCAGGAGCTGGGCGCCTCCCACCTAGCCCAGGACAAGTATGTGGCCGACTTCTTGCAGTGGG tgGATCCCATTGCAGCAAGGCTTAAGGAGGTCCGACTGCAGAGGGATGACTTTGAGATTCTGAAGGTGATCGGGCGAGGGGCATTCAGTGAG GTAGCGGTGGTGAAGATGAAACAGACAGGCCAGGTGTATGCCATGAAGATTATGAATAAGTGGGACATGCTGAAGAGAGGCGAG GTGTCGTGCTTCCGGGAAGAAAGGGATGTATTGGTGAAAGGGGACCGGCGCTGGATCACGCAGCTGCACTTTGCCTTCCAGGATGAGAACTACCTG TACCTGGTCATGGAATACTACGTGGGCGGGGACCTGCTAACGCTGCTGAGCAAGTTTGGGGAGAGGATCCCCGCCGAGATGGCGCGCTTCTACCTGGCCGAGATTGTCATGGCCATAGACTCGGTGCACCGGCTGGGCTACGTGCACAG GGACATCAAACCAGATAACATTTTGCTGGACCGGTGTGGGCACATCCGTCTGGCCGACTTTGGGTCCTGCCTCAAACTCCAGCCTGATGGAAAG GTGAGGTCGCTGGTGGCTGTGGGCACCCCGGACTACCTGTCTCCTGAGATTCTGCAGGCTGTTGGCGGAGGGCCTGGGGCAGGTAGCTACGGGCCTGAGTGTGACTGGTGGGCGCTGGGCGTGTTCGCCTATGAAATGTTCTACGGGCAGACACCCTTCTACGCCGACTCCACGGCTGAGACATATGCCAAGATTGTGCATTACAAG gaacacctgtctctgcctctggccgACACGGGTGTCCCTGAGGAAGCTCAAGATCTCATTCGGGGCCTGCTGTGCCCTGCGGAGATAAGGCTAGGCCGAGGTGGGGCAGGTGATTTCCAGAAGCACCCTTTCTTCTGTGGCCTTGATTGGGAGGTTCTCCGAGACAGTGTACCCCCCTTTACACCAGACTTCGAGGGTGCCACGGACACATGCAACTTCGATGTGGTAGAGGACCGGCTCACTGCCATGGTGAGCGGGGGCGGG GAGACACTATCGGACATGCAGGAGGACATGCCACTTGGGGTCCACCTGCCTTTCGTGGGTTACTCCTACTCTTGCATGGCCCTCAG agaCAGTGAGGTCCTGGACCCCACCCCTATGGAACTGGAGGCCCTGCAGTTGCCTGAGGCAGACTTGCAAGTGCTCAGCTTGGAGCCACCAGTGCCCCCACCCAATCAAGTG GTGGAAGTGGCCGGCCCAGCAGCTGTCCCTGCAGCAGAGGCTGAGACCGTCGTAACACTGCGGGAGCTCCAGGAAGCCCTGGAGGAGGAGGTTCTCACCCGGCAGAGCCTGAGCCGCGAGCTGGAAGCCATCCGCACTGCCAACCAGAACTTCTCCAG CCAATTGCAGGAGGCCGAGGTCCGGAACCGAGACCTGGAGGCTCACGTTCGGCAGCTGCAAGAGCGGATGGAGATGCTGCAGCCTCCGGGAGCCCCAG ctgtcatgggggtccCCAGTCCCTGGGCCATGGATCCACCTTCCCAT ATGGCCCCCTGGCCGTGGCTCTGGGCCAATGCCCGCTGGTGGGGCCAGGCCCCGTGCACCGCCGTCACCTGCTGCTCCCTGCCAGG GTCCTTAGGTCTGGCCTATCCGAGGCGCGTTGCCTGCTCCTGTTCGCCGTTGCTCTGGCTGCTGCCGCCACACTGGGCTGCACTGGGTTGGTGGCCTATGCCCCAATCTGGTGTTTCCCGGGAGCCACCTTCGCCCCCTGAACCCTAA
- the Dmpk gene encoding myotonin-protein kinase isoform X4: MSAEVRLRQLQQLVLDPGFLGLEPLLDLLLGVHQELGASHLAQDKYVADFLQWVDPIAARLKEVRLQRDDFEILKVIGRGAFSEVAVVKMKQTGQVYAMKIMNKWDMLKRGEVSCFREERDVLVKGDRRWITQLHFAFQDENYLYLVMEYYVGGDLLTLLSKFGERIPAEMARFYLAEIVMAIDSVHRLGYVHRDIKPDNILLDRCGHIRLADFGSCLKLQPDGKVRSLVAVGTPDYLSPEILQAVGGGPGAGSYGPECDWWALGVFAYEMFYGQTPFYADSTAETYAKIVHYKEHLSLPLADTGVPEEAQDLIRGLLCPAEIRLGRGGAGDFQKHPFFCGLDWEVLRDSVPPFTPDFEGATDTCNFDVVEDRLTAMVSGGGETLSDMQEDMPLGVHLPFVGYSYSCMALRDSEVLDPTPMELEALQLPEADLQVLSLEPPVPPPNQVVEVAGPAAVPAAEAETVVTLRELQEALEEEVLTRQSLSRELEAIRTANQNFSSQLQEAEVRNRDLEAHVRQLQERMEMLQPPGAPAVMGVPSPWAMDPPSHLDGPLAVALGQCPLVGPGPVHRRHLLLPARVLRSGLSEARCLLLFAVALAAAATLGCTGLVAYAPIWCFPGATFAP, translated from the exons ATGTCAGCCGAGGTGCGGCTGAGGCAGCTCCAGCAGCTGGTGCTGGACCCcggcttcctggggctggagcccCTGCTCGACCTTCTCCTGGGCGTCCACCAGGAGCTGGGCGCCTCCCACCTAGCCCAGGACAAGTATGTGGCCGACTTCTTGCAGTGGG tgGATCCCATTGCAGCAAGGCTTAAGGAGGTCCGACTGCAGAGGGATGACTTTGAGATTCTGAAGGTGATCGGGCGAGGGGCATTCAGTGAG GTAGCGGTGGTGAAGATGAAACAGACAGGCCAGGTGTATGCCATGAAGATTATGAATAAGTGGGACATGCTGAAGAGAGGCGAG GTGTCGTGCTTCCGGGAAGAAAGGGATGTATTGGTGAAAGGGGACCGGCGCTGGATCACGCAGCTGCACTTTGCCTTCCAGGATGAGAACTACCTG TACCTGGTCATGGAATACTACGTGGGCGGGGACCTGCTAACGCTGCTGAGCAAGTTTGGGGAGAGGATCCCCGCCGAGATGGCGCGCTTCTACCTGGCCGAGATTGTCATGGCCATAGACTCGGTGCACCGGCTGGGCTACGTGCACAG GGACATCAAACCAGATAACATTTTGCTGGACCGGTGTGGGCACATCCGTCTGGCCGACTTTGGGTCCTGCCTCAAACTCCAGCCTGATGGAAAG GTGAGGTCGCTGGTGGCTGTGGGCACCCCGGACTACCTGTCTCCTGAGATTCTGCAGGCTGTTGGCGGAGGGCCTGGGGCAGGTAGCTACGGGCCTGAGTGTGACTGGTGGGCGCTGGGCGTGTTCGCCTATGAAATGTTCTACGGGCAGACACCCTTCTACGCCGACTCCACGGCTGAGACATATGCCAAGATTGTGCATTACAAG gaacacctgtctctgcctctggccgACACGGGTGTCCCTGAGGAAGCTCAAGATCTCATTCGGGGCCTGCTGTGCCCTGCGGAGATAAGGCTAGGCCGAGGTGGGGCAGGTGATTTCCAGAAGCACCCTTTCTTCTGTGGCCTTGATTGGGAGGTTCTCCGAGACAGTGTACCCCCCTTTACACCAGACTTCGAGGGTGCCACGGACACATGCAACTTCGATGTGGTAGAGGACCGGCTCACTGCCATGGTGAGCGGGGGCGGG GAGACACTATCGGACATGCAGGAGGACATGCCACTTGGGGTCCACCTGCCTTTCGTGGGTTACTCCTACTCTTGCATGGCCCTCAG agaCAGTGAGGTCCTGGACCCCACCCCTATGGAACTGGAGGCCCTGCAGTTGCCTGAGGCAGACTTGCAAGTGCTCAGCTTGGAGCCACCAGTGCCCCCACCCAATCAAGTG GTGGAAGTGGCCGGCCCAGCAGCTGTCCCTGCAGCAGAGGCTGAGACCGTCGTAACACTGCGGGAGCTCCAGGAAGCCCTGGAGGAGGAGGTTCTCACCCGGCAGAGCCTGAGCCGCGAGCTGGAAGCCATCCGCACTGCCAACCAGAACTTCTCCAG CCAATTGCAGGAGGCCGAGGTCCGGAACCGAGACCTGGAGGCTCACGTTCGGCAGCTGCAAGAGCGGATGGAGATGCTGCAGCCTCCGGGAGCCCCAG ctgtcatgggggtccCCAGTCCCTGGGCCATGGATCCACCTTCCCAT ctaGATGGCCCCCTGGCCGTGGCTCTGGGCCAATGCCCGCTGGTGGGGCCAGGCCCCGTGCACCGCCGTCACCTGCTGCTCCCTGCCAGG GTCCTTAGGTCTGGCCTATCCGAGGCGCGTTGCCTGCTCCTGTTCGCCGTTGCTCTGGCTGCTGCCGCCACACTGGGCTGCACTGGGTTGGTGGCCTATGCCCCAATCTGGTGTTTCCCGGGAGCCACCTTCGCCCCCTGA
- the Dmpk gene encoding myotonin-protein kinase isoform X6 — MSAEVRLRQLQQLVLDPGFLGLEPLLDLLLGVHQELGASHLAQDKYVADFLQWVDPIAARLKEVRLQRDDFEILKVIGRGAFSEVAVVKMKQTGQVYAMKIMNKWDMLKRGEVSCFREERDVLVKGDRRWITQLHFAFQDENYLYLVMEYYVGGDLLTLLSKFGERIPAEMARFYLAEIVMAIDSVHRLGYVHRDIKPDNILLDRCGHIRLADFGSCLKLQPDGKVRSLVAVGTPDYLSPEILQAVGGGPGAGSYGPECDWWALGVFAYEMFYGQTPFYADSTAETYAKIVHYKEHLSLPLADTGVPEEAQDLIRGLLCPAEIRLGRGGAGDFQKHPFFCGLDWEVLRDSVPPFTPDFEGATDTCNFDVVEDRLTAMETLSDMQEDMPLGVHLPFVGYSYSCMALRDSEVLDPTPMELEALQLPEADLQVLSLEPPVPPPNQVVEVAGPAAVPAAEAETVVTLRELQEALEEEVLTRQSLSRELEAIRTANQNFSSQLQEAEVRNRDLEAHVRQLQERMEMLQPPGAPAVMGVPSPWAMDPPSHLDGPLAVALGQCPLVGPGPVHRRHLLLPARVLRSGLSEARCLLLFAVALAAAATLGCTGLVAYAPIWCFPGATFAP, encoded by the exons ATGTCAGCCGAGGTGCGGCTGAGGCAGCTCCAGCAGCTGGTGCTGGACCCcggcttcctggggctggagcccCTGCTCGACCTTCTCCTGGGCGTCCACCAGGAGCTGGGCGCCTCCCACCTAGCCCAGGACAAGTATGTGGCCGACTTCTTGCAGTGGG tgGATCCCATTGCAGCAAGGCTTAAGGAGGTCCGACTGCAGAGGGATGACTTTGAGATTCTGAAGGTGATCGGGCGAGGGGCATTCAGTGAG GTAGCGGTGGTGAAGATGAAACAGACAGGCCAGGTGTATGCCATGAAGATTATGAATAAGTGGGACATGCTGAAGAGAGGCGAG GTGTCGTGCTTCCGGGAAGAAAGGGATGTATTGGTGAAAGGGGACCGGCGCTGGATCACGCAGCTGCACTTTGCCTTCCAGGATGAGAACTACCTG TACCTGGTCATGGAATACTACGTGGGCGGGGACCTGCTAACGCTGCTGAGCAAGTTTGGGGAGAGGATCCCCGCCGAGATGGCGCGCTTCTACCTGGCCGAGATTGTCATGGCCATAGACTCGGTGCACCGGCTGGGCTACGTGCACAG GGACATCAAACCAGATAACATTTTGCTGGACCGGTGTGGGCACATCCGTCTGGCCGACTTTGGGTCCTGCCTCAAACTCCAGCCTGATGGAAAG GTGAGGTCGCTGGTGGCTGTGGGCACCCCGGACTACCTGTCTCCTGAGATTCTGCAGGCTGTTGGCGGAGGGCCTGGGGCAGGTAGCTACGGGCCTGAGTGTGACTGGTGGGCGCTGGGCGTGTTCGCCTATGAAATGTTCTACGGGCAGACACCCTTCTACGCCGACTCCACGGCTGAGACATATGCCAAGATTGTGCATTACAAG gaacacctgtctctgcctctggccgACACGGGTGTCCCTGAGGAAGCTCAAGATCTCATTCGGGGCCTGCTGTGCCCTGCGGAGATAAGGCTAGGCCGAGGTGGGGCAGGTGATTTCCAGAAGCACCCTTTCTTCTGTGGCCTTGATTGGGAGGTTCTCCGAGACAGTGTACCCCCCTTTACACCAGACTTCGAGGGTGCCACGGACACATGCAACTTCGATGTGGTAGAGGACCGGCTCACTGCCATG GAGACACTATCGGACATGCAGGAGGACATGCCACTTGGGGTCCACCTGCCTTTCGTGGGTTACTCCTACTCTTGCATGGCCCTCAG agaCAGTGAGGTCCTGGACCCCACCCCTATGGAACTGGAGGCCCTGCAGTTGCCTGAGGCAGACTTGCAAGTGCTCAGCTTGGAGCCACCAGTGCCCCCACCCAATCAAGTG GTGGAAGTGGCCGGCCCAGCAGCTGTCCCTGCAGCAGAGGCTGAGACCGTCGTAACACTGCGGGAGCTCCAGGAAGCCCTGGAGGAGGAGGTTCTCACCCGGCAGAGCCTGAGCCGCGAGCTGGAAGCCATCCGCACTGCCAACCAGAACTTCTCCAG CCAATTGCAGGAGGCCGAGGTCCGGAACCGAGACCTGGAGGCTCACGTTCGGCAGCTGCAAGAGCGGATGGAGATGCTGCAGCCTCCGGGAGCCCCAG ctgtcatgggggtccCCAGTCCCTGGGCCATGGATCCACCTTCCCAT ctaGATGGCCCCCTGGCCGTGGCTCTGGGCCAATGCCCGCTGGTGGGGCCAGGCCCCGTGCACCGCCGTCACCTGCTGCTCCCTGCCAGG GTCCTTAGGTCTGGCCTATCCGAGGCGCGTTGCCTGCTCCTGTTCGCCGTTGCTCTGGCTGCTGCCGCCACACTGGGCTGCACTGGGTTGGTGGCCTATGCCCCAATCTGGTGTTTCCCGGGAGCCACCTTCGCCCCCTGA
- the Dmpk gene encoding myotonin-protein kinase isoform X5: MSAEVRLRQLQQLVLDPGFLGLEPLLDLLLGVHQELGASHLAQDKYVADFLQWVDPIAARLKEVRLQRDDFEILKVIGRGAFSEVAVVKMKQTGQVYAMKIMNKWDMLKRGEVSCFREERDVLVKGDRRWITQLHFAFQDENYLYLVMEYYVGGDLLTLLSKFGERIPAEMARFYLAEIVMAIDSVHRLGYVHRDIKPDNILLDRCGHIRLADFGSCLKLQPDGKVRSLVAVGTPDYLSPEILQAVGGGPGAGSYGPECDWWALGVFAYEMFYGQTPFYADSTAETYAKIVHYKEHLSLPLADTGVPEEAQDLIRGLLCPAEIRLGRGGAGDFQKHPFFCGLDWEVLRDSVPPFTPDFEGATDTCNFDVVEDRLTAMETLSDMQEDMPLGVHLPFVGYSYSCMALRDSEVLDPTPMELEALQLPEADLQVLSLEPPVPPPNQVVEVAGPAAVPAAEAETVVTLRELQEALEEEVLTRQSLSRELEAIRTANQNFSSQLQEAEVRNRDLEAHVRQLQERMEMLQPPGAPAVMGVPSPWAMDPPSHMAPWPWLWANARWWGQAPCTAVTCCSLPGSLGLAYPRRVACSCSPLLWLLPPHWAALGWWPMPQSGVSREPPSPPEP, translated from the exons ATGTCAGCCGAGGTGCGGCTGAGGCAGCTCCAGCAGCTGGTGCTGGACCCcggcttcctggggctggagcccCTGCTCGACCTTCTCCTGGGCGTCCACCAGGAGCTGGGCGCCTCCCACCTAGCCCAGGACAAGTATGTGGCCGACTTCTTGCAGTGGG tgGATCCCATTGCAGCAAGGCTTAAGGAGGTCCGACTGCAGAGGGATGACTTTGAGATTCTGAAGGTGATCGGGCGAGGGGCATTCAGTGAG GTAGCGGTGGTGAAGATGAAACAGACAGGCCAGGTGTATGCCATGAAGATTATGAATAAGTGGGACATGCTGAAGAGAGGCGAG GTGTCGTGCTTCCGGGAAGAAAGGGATGTATTGGTGAAAGGGGACCGGCGCTGGATCACGCAGCTGCACTTTGCCTTCCAGGATGAGAACTACCTG TACCTGGTCATGGAATACTACGTGGGCGGGGACCTGCTAACGCTGCTGAGCAAGTTTGGGGAGAGGATCCCCGCCGAGATGGCGCGCTTCTACCTGGCCGAGATTGTCATGGCCATAGACTCGGTGCACCGGCTGGGCTACGTGCACAG GGACATCAAACCAGATAACATTTTGCTGGACCGGTGTGGGCACATCCGTCTGGCCGACTTTGGGTCCTGCCTCAAACTCCAGCCTGATGGAAAG GTGAGGTCGCTGGTGGCTGTGGGCACCCCGGACTACCTGTCTCCTGAGATTCTGCAGGCTGTTGGCGGAGGGCCTGGGGCAGGTAGCTACGGGCCTGAGTGTGACTGGTGGGCGCTGGGCGTGTTCGCCTATGAAATGTTCTACGGGCAGACACCCTTCTACGCCGACTCCACGGCTGAGACATATGCCAAGATTGTGCATTACAAG gaacacctgtctctgcctctggccgACACGGGTGTCCCTGAGGAAGCTCAAGATCTCATTCGGGGCCTGCTGTGCCCTGCGGAGATAAGGCTAGGCCGAGGTGGGGCAGGTGATTTCCAGAAGCACCCTTTCTTCTGTGGCCTTGATTGGGAGGTTCTCCGAGACAGTGTACCCCCCTTTACACCAGACTTCGAGGGTGCCACGGACACATGCAACTTCGATGTGGTAGAGGACCGGCTCACTGCCATG GAGACACTATCGGACATGCAGGAGGACATGCCACTTGGGGTCCACCTGCCTTTCGTGGGTTACTCCTACTCTTGCATGGCCCTCAG agaCAGTGAGGTCCTGGACCCCACCCCTATGGAACTGGAGGCCCTGCAGTTGCCTGAGGCAGACTTGCAAGTGCTCAGCTTGGAGCCACCAGTGCCCCCACCCAATCAAGTG GTGGAAGTGGCCGGCCCAGCAGCTGTCCCTGCAGCAGAGGCTGAGACCGTCGTAACACTGCGGGAGCTCCAGGAAGCCCTGGAGGAGGAGGTTCTCACCCGGCAGAGCCTGAGCCGCGAGCTGGAAGCCATCCGCACTGCCAACCAGAACTTCTCCAG CCAATTGCAGGAGGCCGAGGTCCGGAACCGAGACCTGGAGGCTCACGTTCGGCAGCTGCAAGAGCGGATGGAGATGCTGCAGCCTCCGGGAGCCCCAG ctgtcatgggggtccCCAGTCCCTGGGCCATGGATCCACCTTCCCAT ATGGCCCCCTGGCCGTGGCTCTGGGCCAATGCCCGCTGGTGGGGCCAGGCCCCGTGCACCGCCGTCACCTGCTGCTCCCTGCCAGG GTCCTTAGGTCTGGCCTATCCGAGGCGCGTTGCCTGCTCCTGTTCGCCGTTGCTCTGGCTGCTGCCGCCACACTGGGCTGCACTGGGTTGGTGGCCTATGCCCCAATCTGGTGTTTCCCGGGAGCCACCTTCGCCCCCTGAACCCTAA
- the Dmpk gene encoding myotonin-protein kinase isoform X1 — MSAEVRLRQLQQLVLDPGFLGLEPLLDLLLGVHQELGASHLAQDKYVADFLQWVDPIAARLKEVRLQRDDFEILKVIGRGAFSEVAVVKMKQTGQVYAMKIMNKWDMLKRGEVSCFREERDVLVKGDRRWITQLHFAFQDENYLYLVMEYYVGGDLLTLLSKFGERIPAEMARFYLAEIVMAIDSVHRLGYVHRDIKPDNILLDRCGHIRLADFGSCLKLQPDGKVRSLVAVGTPDYLSPEILQAVGGGPGAGSYGPECDWWALGVFAYEMFYGQTPFYADSTAETYAKIVHYKEHLSLPLADTGVPEEAQDLIRGLLCPAEIRLGRGGAGDFQKHPFFCGLDWEVLRDSVPPFTPDFEGATDTCNFDVVEDRLTAMVSGGGETLSDMQEDMPLGVHLPFVGYSYSCMALRDSEVLDPTPMELEALQLPEADLQVLSLEPPVPPPNQVVEVAGPAAVPAAEAETVVTLRELQEALEEEVLTRQSLSRELEAIRTANQNFSSQLQEAEVRNRDLEAHVRQLQERMEMLQPPGAPGESLTHPRPGGHRVKMGACWVCGHLGQGRVPGWGTPSHRPFPPSTLHTPLFSFQLSWGSPVPGPWIHLPIWPPGRGSGPMPAGGARPRAPPSPAAPCQGP; from the exons ATGTCAGCCGAGGTGCGGCTGAGGCAGCTCCAGCAGCTGGTGCTGGACCCcggcttcctggggctggagcccCTGCTCGACCTTCTCCTGGGCGTCCACCAGGAGCTGGGCGCCTCCCACCTAGCCCAGGACAAGTATGTGGCCGACTTCTTGCAGTGGG tgGATCCCATTGCAGCAAGGCTTAAGGAGGTCCGACTGCAGAGGGATGACTTTGAGATTCTGAAGGTGATCGGGCGAGGGGCATTCAGTGAG GTAGCGGTGGTGAAGATGAAACAGACAGGCCAGGTGTATGCCATGAAGATTATGAATAAGTGGGACATGCTGAAGAGAGGCGAG GTGTCGTGCTTCCGGGAAGAAAGGGATGTATTGGTGAAAGGGGACCGGCGCTGGATCACGCAGCTGCACTTTGCCTTCCAGGATGAGAACTACCTG TACCTGGTCATGGAATACTACGTGGGCGGGGACCTGCTAACGCTGCTGAGCAAGTTTGGGGAGAGGATCCCCGCCGAGATGGCGCGCTTCTACCTGGCCGAGATTGTCATGGCCATAGACTCGGTGCACCGGCTGGGCTACGTGCACAG GGACATCAAACCAGATAACATTTTGCTGGACCGGTGTGGGCACATCCGTCTGGCCGACTTTGGGTCCTGCCTCAAACTCCAGCCTGATGGAAAG GTGAGGTCGCTGGTGGCTGTGGGCACCCCGGACTACCTGTCTCCTGAGATTCTGCAGGCTGTTGGCGGAGGGCCTGGGGCAGGTAGCTACGGGCCTGAGTGTGACTGGTGGGCGCTGGGCGTGTTCGCCTATGAAATGTTCTACGGGCAGACACCCTTCTACGCCGACTCCACGGCTGAGACATATGCCAAGATTGTGCATTACAAG gaacacctgtctctgcctctggccgACACGGGTGTCCCTGAGGAAGCTCAAGATCTCATTCGGGGCCTGCTGTGCCCTGCGGAGATAAGGCTAGGCCGAGGTGGGGCAGGTGATTTCCAGAAGCACCCTTTCTTCTGTGGCCTTGATTGGGAGGTTCTCCGAGACAGTGTACCCCCCTTTACACCAGACTTCGAGGGTGCCACGGACACATGCAACTTCGATGTGGTAGAGGACCGGCTCACTGCCATGGTGAGCGGGGGCGGG GAGACACTATCGGACATGCAGGAGGACATGCCACTTGGGGTCCACCTGCCTTTCGTGGGTTACTCCTACTCTTGCATGGCCCTCAG agaCAGTGAGGTCCTGGACCCCACCCCTATGGAACTGGAGGCCCTGCAGTTGCCTGAGGCAGACTTGCAAGTGCTCAGCTTGGAGCCACCAGTGCCCCCACCCAATCAAGTG GTGGAAGTGGCCGGCCCAGCAGCTGTCCCTGCAGCAGAGGCTGAGACCGTCGTAACACTGCGGGAGCTCCAGGAAGCCCTGGAGGAGGAGGTTCTCACCCGGCAGAGCCTGAGCCGCGAGCTGGAAGCCATCCGCACTGCCAACCAGAACTTCTCCAG CCAATTGCAGGAGGCCGAGGTCCGGAACCGAGACCTGGAGGCTCACGTTCGGCAGCTGCAAGAGCGGATGGAGATGCTGCAGCCTCCGGGAGCCCCAGGCGAGTCCCTCACACACCCCAGGCCAGGAGGGCACCGGGTGAAGATGGGGGCGTGCTGGGTGTGTGGACACTTGGGACAGGGGAGGGTCCCAGGCTGGGGCACGCCGAGCCACCGCCCTTTTCCGCCCTCCACGCTCCATacacctctcttctccttccagctgtcatgggggtccCCAGTCCCTGGGCCATGGATCCACCTTCCCAT ATGGCCCCCTGGCCGTGGCTCTGGGCCAATGCCCGCTGGTGGGGCCAGGCCCCGTGCACCGCCGTCACCTGCTGCTCCCTGCCAGG GTCCTTAG